Proteins encoded by one window of Streptomyces sp. NBC_01571:
- a CDS encoding helix-turn-helix domain-containing protein produces MSTEAVTWAMDDAPMLRTDKDRPDSTARHVLQVLGEHARPDGSNSHPSVLRIQFRTGYDERTVQRAFRRLEAGGLIKRTGTRQGRTVWKLQMHLKRPEFDWAELEAEAEDAKRQAAERQRRARQKRVTQSESVTVTHGESVTVTHSDDVTEGGVTHSESVSHALEMRDVTHSASECHALSAPLTVINHQQNHQEPFPGPADASGAAATPTPGDTGDAPDEVLDGEPVDDAPPEDGEAPVTAQTIVGEWLERCTERPPSRVIGQLSKEIKVLLDEDRIDPDWIRRGIAHWMRKGLHPSTLPSVVNEVMNTTSSATSRQSAGPGYDPATGTDLFDRAMERAKARDEAAAAAAEGGTT; encoded by the coding sequence GTGAGCACCGAGGCTGTGACCTGGGCGATGGACGACGCCCCGATGCTGCGGACGGACAAAGACCGCCCCGACAGCACGGCGCGGCATGTCCTCCAGGTCCTCGGCGAGCACGCGCGCCCTGACGGCTCCAACAGCCACCCGTCCGTCCTGCGGATCCAGTTCCGGACCGGTTACGACGAGCGCACCGTCCAGCGGGCGTTCCGGCGCCTGGAGGCCGGCGGGCTCATCAAGCGGACGGGGACGCGTCAGGGACGGACGGTGTGGAAGCTCCAGATGCACCTGAAGCGTCCGGAGTTCGACTGGGCGGAGCTGGAGGCCGAGGCCGAGGACGCGAAGCGGCAGGCTGCGGAGCGTCAGCGGCGGGCACGGCAGAAGCGTGTCACGCAGTCAGAGTCCGTGACTGTCACGCACGGAGAGTCCGTGACTGTCACGCACTCAGACGACGTGACAGAGGGGGGCGTCACGCACTCAGAGTCCGTGAGTCACGCACTCGAAATGCGTGACGTCACGCACTCTGCGTCCGAATGTCACGCACTCAGTGCCCCCCTAACCGTCATTAACCACCAGCAGAACCACCAGGAACCGTTCCCGGGTCCCGCCGACGCCTCCGGTGCCGCCGCCACACCGACCCCCGGTGACACAGGAGACGCACCAGACGAGGTCCTCGATGGAGAGCCCGTCGACGACGCCCCGCCCGAAGACGGCGAAGCACCGGTCACCGCGCAGACGATCGTCGGCGAGTGGCTGGAGCGCTGCACCGAGCGCCCGCCGTCCCGCGTGATCGGCCAGCTCTCGAAAGAGATCAAGGTCCTCCTCGACGAGGACCGGATCGACCCCGACTGGATCCGCCGTGGCATCGCGCACTGGATGCGCAAGGGCCTCCACCCCTCGACGCTCCCCAGCGTCGTGAACGAGGTCATGAACACCACCAGCTCGGCCACGTCTCGCCAGTCCGCCGGCCCCGGCTACGACCCCGCCACCGGCACGGACCTCTTCGACCGCGCCATGGAACGCGCGAAGGCCCGAGACGAAGCAGCCGCAGCAGCCGCAGAAGGAGGCACCACATGA
- a CDS encoding WhiB family transcriptional regulator, which yields MEREWELSAACRDVDPNVFFKKDSLSLARRTCRACPVQEECLDAVLARESHVAKTQREGIFAALTGAQRWEVERQRKTGQPAVKKPKKAPGPGRKLSPCGTEGAYQRHQRKGEPADQACLDAHALTHREYRRTGSTKVLTSR from the coding sequence ATGGAACGGGAGTGGGAACTCTCCGCCGCGTGTCGAGACGTGGACCCCAACGTCTTCTTCAAGAAGGACTCTCTGTCCCTGGCCAGGCGGACCTGTCGAGCCTGCCCGGTCCAGGAGGAGTGCCTCGACGCCGTTCTGGCTCGTGAGTCGCACGTGGCGAAGACGCAGCGGGAGGGGATTTTCGCTGCCCTCACTGGGGCGCAGCGCTGGGAGGTCGAGCGACAGCGGAAGACCGGCCAGCCCGCCGTGAAGAAGCCGAAGAAGGCTCCGGGGCCCGGCCGGAAGCTGTCGCCGTGCGGCACGGAGGGCGCCTACCAGCGGCATCAGCGCAAGGGCGAACCGGCCGACCAGGCATGCCTGGACGCGCACGCCCTGACCCACCGGGAGTACCGGCGCACGGGCTCCACCAAGGTCCTCACCTCCCGATGA